A single genomic interval of Geotrypetes seraphini chromosome 1, aGeoSer1.1, whole genome shotgun sequence harbors:
- the LOC117349086 gene encoding putative nuclease HARBI1 has protein sequence MLARNTMKLGLNAGRVAPWWLFQDHGRLLPLPVCLYEVHWAVKVSSWFVGPKKQSEDTSSLNSRPFEAEILCKLFPASSLAAPSTQHGTFLGSCHDSCILSNCARRQKFSDGTLGQRWLLGNGGYACKPWLMTPLMSPHSEAERYFSEAPIATGVPLSTLLGC, from the exons TGGGCTTGAATGCAGGTCGAGTGGCTCCATGGTGGCTTTTCCAGGATCATGGCCGATTACTTCCTCTCCCTGTTTGCTTGTATGAAGTCCATTGGGCGGTTAAGGTCTCCAGCTGGTTCGTTGGGCCCAAGAAGCAGTCTGAAGACACAAGCAGTCTGAATTCCAGGCCTTTTGAGGCAGAAATACTCTGTAAGCTGTTTCCAGCTTCATcacttgcagctcccagcacacagcatggcaca TTCCTTGGAAGCTGCCATGATTCCTGTATTCTCTCCAACTGTGCCCGTAGACAAAAATTTTCCGATGGAACACTTGGTCAAAGGTGGCTACTGG GGAATGGTGGCTATGCGTGTAAACCGTGGCTGATGACTCCACTAATGTCACCCCACTCAGAGGCAGAGAGATACTTCAGTGAGGCACCTATCGCAACAGGTGTACCACTGAGCACACTTTTGGGGTGCTGA